Genomic DNA from Candidatus Koribacter versatilis Ellin345:
TCGCAGGATTGTCGATGATTCTCGCATTCTCATCCACGTTGCCAGAGAGACGGATCGTCTTCTCAGCACGAATCGTGCTGCCATCGTCGTAGGGGAAGAAGCTGACGTCCGCGACGTGGAGAATCTCGCCCGGCCCAACCGTTTGATCGTCATAGTCGCGAAACGCCTTCGCGACGCGAACCACCACTCCTGGAAAGAAGCGCCGTACTTCGAGCGTGGGCATCGGCAGAAGCGCAGGCATGGGCGCGATTCTATGCAGCGATCATGATGCTGTCACGCACGAATGCCGCGGCGCGTGACGAGATAGACAGCGAAGCTCCCCAACCAGTGTCCGCCTTCGTAGTGCTCGCCGGTGACGGCGGCGAGACCGGCTTCCGCGTGCTGCCGAGCTGCGGATTCGACCGCGGGAAGACGCGGGTCCGACTGCGAAAGCGCGGAGGCAATGCCTTCGAGCATCCATGCGCGGCTCAGGTTCAGGCCGTCGAGATGCGCGAGTTTGCCGTCGGCGCGATCAGGGGATACGGCTGGCTGCAACCATTGCGCGTGGCCATGATCGGGAAGCTGCGGCAAGAACCTGCGCAGCCAGATGGCGAACTCTTCCGCGTCGAGCGCGCGACGCATGAGGTCGGCTTCAGCAAGTGACGGAGAGAGAAAGTCTTCGCCGGAAGGCTCGAAGTGCAGCGGGGCGTGGTGATCCACGAGATAGAGACGCAGCGCGGAAGCGCGGAGAAGCTGCTCGAAGCCGGTTTCCATCATGACGCGCGCGTAGTCGAGGATGAGACCTAGGGCAAATGCAGTTTGCGAATGCTCTCCGGAACGAACTGGATACGGGAGCTTCGGAAGCCAGGCGCTAATTCGGTGCACGACGGCCTCTTCCAGCGGCCGGATGTGTTGGGCAAAGGTGTGTGAGTCGGGATCGTCCCACTCGTAGAGTTCGGCGCACAGTTGCAGGAGCCACGCAAGGCCATAAGGACGTTCGAAACTCGCGCGGCCTTCGCCATGCAGGTAATCGGATTCTTTCGCCAGATTCTCAGCGGTGAGGTTCGCGCGTAATGCTTCGCGAGCTGCCGATTCGAAGGATGAGTTCGGAAAGAGGCGAAGAAGACGAACAAGGAGCCAGTGTCCATGGACGCTGGAGTGCCAGTCGAAGCAGCCGTAAAATGCGGGCGTGAGCTCGCGTGGCGGACGGGCATCTGCATCGCTGTTTAGAACGTGCGCAATTTTGTTGGGGTATTCGCGTTGGATGCAGGCCAGCGCAAGGTTGGCGAAGCGTTCGACATTACGAGCGTCGAGGGAGGGCAGCATGGGGAGAGATTACACCGGCTGCAGCCG
This window encodes:
- a CDS encoding DUF2891 domain-containing protein codes for the protein MLPSLDARNVERFANLALACIQREYPNKIAHVLNSDADARPPRELTPAFYGCFDWHSSVHGHWLLVRLLRLFPNSSFESAAREALRANLTAENLAKESDYLHGEGRASFERPYGLAWLLQLCAELYEWDDPDSHTFAQHIRPLEEAVVHRISAWLPKLPYPVRSGEHSQTAFALGLILDYARVMMETGFEQLLRASALRLYLVDHHAPLHFEPSGEDFLSPSLAEADLMRRALDAEEFAIWLRRFLPQLPDHGHAQWLQPAVSPDRADGKLAHLDGLNLSRAWMLEGIASALSQSDPRLPAVESAARQHAEAGLAAVTGEHYEGGHWLGSFAVYLVTRRGIRA